One segment of Megachile rotundata isolate GNS110a chromosome 4, iyMegRotu1, whole genome shotgun sequence DNA contains the following:
- the LOC100879152 gene encoding uncharacterized protein LOC100879152 isoform X6: MIYMMASRETSINSKNSDDHSVETLAEVFRCFICMEKLRDAHLCPHCSKLCCYTCIRRWLTEQRSQCPHCRASLHLHELVNCRWVEEVTQQLDTLQAVGISNSRHDDSNRDRCTVHHEKLSVYCWTCRRCICHQCALWGGTHSGHTFKPLEEVYEQHVTQIKAEVGQLKRRLMELISLVQEVERNVESVRAAKDERVREIRGAVELIIARLDSQLKAKLLTLMGQKNSLTLETEQLEALLQEVEHQLHTCTRSELIIKSSELSRMIHQVRKKPMTSFVTAPVPADFHSEIVPGYDSATFAMQNFTQLQLKADPVYSAPLHVNGLCWRLKVYPDGNGVVRGNYLSVFLELSAGLPETSKYEYRVEMIHQGSRDTSKNIVREFASDFEIGECWGYNRFFRLDLLATEGYLNTELDTLILRFQVRPPTFYQRCRDQQWYISQLITVQNQYATQINELKERLAIEISRNAMAATRVPSGATLCGSASNIAPVMMQQQSQAAGDPLVNTNTTRSVETYPNGTCTSRSVQNVLPGGSNNNALVGDQLMPMCEIGELSNMRPLGSTSTLSSISSKTSLKQHRINNLSVVEAESPNLHSTNDGSSGDCPATDAHSPSPSYSSPTVLNQQPLNLLSSSSSSDSGELSEHDIYLDECEHNEPHLTLLDDNSNDENDVDDETMSGENDVEVAESLTLWIQNKQRTKQQSNRDSTGDTCRLRGNDSLEDEIMLLHLFEMQDRNSAWPPLCFNNQHVDDTCDARASLTNLHHNSSPLHCNATLPTHGSSTFSHKHRELDSVCNEQFSDKRSTCPSHLCQPQMMCNGRSKLSQLSNICQQDVSGLIACGSQTRSEPATRSNSIDCEKDLPKISVANKMNHEVETTRSDLIVPSVVLDSNKIVSKHLLSRRQSSPSSSSNVSIVNNENSKIFEFEQLLETIQLSPISQKDTASCFNKLRKNISSDGKNSGCTVTNIKSTALSLGPDVPSSSTSNATDAIPSPNNYSWAPALYQHKHSQKNILEATMQMSSNDTSNKCTAEKSLEETNS; this comes from the exons atgatataCATGATGGCTAGTAGAGAAACATcaattaattcaaaaaattcggACGATCACAGTGTGGAG ACATTGGCAGAAGTCTTCCGATGTTTCATTTGTATGGAGAAGCTGAGAGATGCACATCTTTGTCCTCATTGCAGTAAATTATGTTGTTACACATGTATTAGACGGTGGCTAACAGAACAACGCTCTCAATGTCCTCATTGTAGAGCTTCTTTACATTTGCATGAGTTAGTAAATTGTCGATGGGTTGAAGAAGTGACACAACAGCTGGATACTCTTCAAGCTGTTGGTATCTCAAACTCTAGACATGATGACTCAAATAGGGAtag GTGTACCGTACATCATGAAAAGCTATCTGTTTATTGTTGGACCTGTCGTAGATGTATATGTCATCAGTGTGCTTTGTGGGGTGGTACCCATTCAGGGCACACTTTTAAGCCATTAGAAGAAGTATATGAACAACATGTTACACAAATAAAAGCAGAAGTTGGGCAGTTGAAAAGAAGGTTAATGGAATTGATTAGCCTAGTACAAGAAGTG gAACGTAATGTTGAATCAGTAAGAGCTGCAAAGGATGAAAGGGTCAGAGAAATTAGAGGTGCTGTAGAATTGATAATAGCACGTTTGGATTCTCAGCTGAAAgctaaattattaacattaatgGGTCAAAAGAATTCTTTAACATTAGAAACAGAACAGTTAGAAGCTTTATTGCAAGAAGTGGAACATCAGTTACATACATGTACTCGTTCTGAACTTATAATCAAAAGTTCAGAACTTTCAAGGATGATACATCAAGTACGAAAAAAACCAATGACAAGTTTTGTCACTGCCCCTGTACCAGCTGATTTTCACAG tGAAATTGTACCAGGATATGATAGTGCTACATTTGCAATGCAAAATTTTACACAACTGCAATTAAAAGCAGATCCAGTATATTCTGCACCCTTGCATGTTAATGGATTGTGTTGGAGATTGAAAGTATATCCTGATGGAAATGGTGTTGTACGTGGAAATTATTTATCGGTTTTTTTAGAATTAAGTGCTGGTTTGCCAGAAACATCAAA ATACGAATATCGAGTTGAAATGATACATCAAGGATCTCGTGATACAAGTAAGAACATCGTACGAGAATTTGCTTCTGACTTTGAAATCGGTGAATGTTGGGGTTATAATAGATTTTTTAGATTAGATTTACTTGCAACTGAAGGATATTTAAATACAGAATTGGATACTCTTATATTAAG GTTTCAGGTACGTCCACCGACGTTCTATCAACGTTGCAGAGACCAACAATGGTATATTAGTCAATTAATTACCGTTCAAAATCAATATGCTACTCAAATCAATGAACTCAAAGAG aGGCTAGCAATAGAAATATCACGAAATGCAATGGCAGCAACCAGAGTACCTAGTGGAGCCACATTATGTGGATCTGCGTCAAACATAGCACCTGTGAtgatgcaacaacaatcacaagcTGCTGGAGATCCTTTAGTCAATACTAACACTACCCGTTCTGTTGAAACATATCCAAACGGTACATGTACAAG TAGATCAGTGCAGAATGTGCTTCCTGGAGGAAGTAATAACAACGCCTTAGTGGGTGATCAACTAATGCCTATGTGTGAAATAGGAGAACTCTCTAATATGCGTCCTCTTGGCTCCACTTCAACATTATCGTCCATTTCATCTAAAACAAGTTTAAAGCAAcatagaataaataatttaagcgTCGTCGAAGCTGAGTCGCCCAATTTACACAGTACAAATGATGGTTCATCTGGAGATTGTCCGGCAACCGATGCCCACTCTCCATCCCCGTCTTATTCGTCTCCGACAGTACTTAATCAACAACCATTGAATCTTTTATCTAGTAGCAGCAGTAGTGATAGTGGA gaATTAAGCGAACACGATATATATTTGGATGAATGCGAACATAATGAACCGCATTTAACACTTTTAGATGATAATTCTAACGATGAAAACGATGTAGACGATGAAACTATGTCAG GTGAGAATGATGTAGAAGTTGCAGAATCATTAACACTGTGGATTCAGAATAAACAGCGCACAAAGCAACAAAGTAATCGAGATAGTACAGGAGACACTTGCAG ATTGCGCGGCAATGATAGTTTAGAAGATGAAATTATGCTACTACATTTATTCGAAATGCAAGATCGGAATTCTGCCTGGCCTCCTTTGTGCTTTAATAACCAACATGTGGATGATACTTGTGATGCACGGGCATCTTTGACAAATTTACATCATAATTCCAGCCCTTTACACTGTAATGCTACACTGCCAACTCATGGATCATCAACATTTTCACACAAGCATCGTGAACTTGATTCAGtgtgcaacgaacaattttctgATAAACGATCAACGTGTCCTTCGCACCTTTGCCAACCTCAAATGATGTGCAATGGTAGATCCAAACTAAGTCAATTATCTAACATTTGTCAACAAGATGTTTCCGGATTAATAGCTTGCGGGAGTCAGACAAGATCTGAACCTGCGACTCGCTCAAATTCAATAGACTGCGAAAAAGATCTTCCAAAAATATCTGTAGCTAATAAGATGAATCACGAAGTAGAAACTACTAGATCAGATTTGATAGTGCCAAGTG TAGTGTTGGACAGCAACAAAATTGTATCAAAACATTTATTGTCGCGGAGACAGTCTTCGCCGTCGTCGTCCAGTAACGTTAGTATTGTAAATAACGAAAATAGTAAGATATTTGAATTCGAACAATTACTTGAAACTATTCAATTATCTCCAATATCTCAGAAAGACACTGCCAgctgttttaataaattaag GAAAAATATTTCATCCGATGGAAAAAATAGCGGTTGCActgttacaaatattaaatctaCTGCCCTTTCGTTAGGACCGGATGTTCCATCGTCGTCTACAAGTAATGCAACAGATGCTATACCCAGTCCCAACAATTATAGCTGGGCTCCTGCACTATATCAGCACAAGCATA gtCAGAAGAACATTTTAGAGGCTACCATGCAGATGTCTTCTAATGATACTTCCAATAAATGCACTGCCGAAAA GTCATTAGAAGAAACTAATTCTTGA